The following coding sequences lie in one Rhizobium rhododendri genomic window:
- a CDS encoding BrnA antitoxin family protein encodes MATPPRRPVSPMDAAEALFKPTKKPVAPAVERPAVPNTKEMVSIRLDSDVLAHFQEDGPGWQDRINDTLRAAMLAKD; translated from the coding sequence GCCACGCCACCCCGCCGCCCGGTCAGCCCGATGGACGCCGCAGAGGCGCTATTCAAACCGACAAAGAAGCCCGTCGCCCCTGCAGTCGAGCGCCCTGCCGTGCCCAACACGAAGGAGATGGTGTCGATCAGGCTCGACAGCGACGTGCTCGCCCACTTCCAGGAAGACGGTCCCGGCTGGCAGGACCGCATCAACGACACGCTGCGTGCAGCCATGCTGGCCAAGGATTAG
- a CDS encoding MOSC domain-containing protein, with protein sequence MKILAVCTGNAEKLPGKSYKTGINKHPVSGAVMIDENGLIGDAVCNRKHHGGPCQAVYVEGSLTLDWWARELGQPVPPGLFGENVVIDGLDNASVAVGDRFVAGDLVLEVTSPRIPCATFAAKMGDPKFVKRYMNAGLPGIYCRVLKPASLSSGTGVEYRPFEGERVTMPEMMKTFGRKLSPKDRERYLSTPLHKQFREKIEAQA encoded by the coding sequence ATGAAAATTCTCGCCGTCTGCACCGGCAATGCCGAAAAACTGCCCGGCAAGAGCTACAAGACCGGCATCAACAAGCATCCGGTTTCCGGCGCGGTCATGATCGATGAAAACGGACTGATCGGCGACGCCGTCTGCAATCGCAAGCATCATGGAGGTCCCTGCCAGGCGGTATACGTCGAGGGCTCGCTGACGCTCGACTGGTGGGCACGCGAACTTGGGCAACCGGTTCCGCCCGGCCTGTTCGGCGAGAATGTGGTCATCGACGGGCTCGACAATGCCAGTGTTGCCGTTGGCGACCGGTTCGTGGCGGGCGATCTCGTGCTCGAGGTGACATCGCCGCGCATCCCCTGCGCCACCTTCGCGGCCAAGATGGGCGACCCGAAGTTCGTCAAGCGCTACATGAATGCCGGTCTGCCGGGCATCTACTGCCGCGTACTGAAGCCGGCGTCGCTGTCTTCCGGTACCGGTGTCGAATACCGGCCGTTCGAAGGCGAGCGGGTGACGATGCCGGAGATGATGAAGACATTCGGCCGCAAGCTGTCGCCCAAGGACCGGGAGCGCTATCTGTCGACGCCGCTGCACAAGCAGTTTCGCGAGAAGATCGAAGCGCAGGCCTGA
- a CDS encoding DUF6434 domain-containing protein has product MAFDWHSSEITRATPLTASYRNRRNVRRFFQAECGEGFRFDRPFMGWLKTAVGQTMGSAADEWCRREAAKRQPASPAATDA; this is encoded by the coding sequence ATGGCATTCGACTGGCATAGCAGTGAAATCACGCGCGCGACGCCGTTGACGGCATCCTATCGCAATAGGCGGAACGTCCGTCGATTTTTCCAGGCGGAATGTGGCGAAGGGTTCAGGTTCGACCGCCCCTTCATGGGCTGGCTTAAGACGGCTGTCGGCCAGACTATGGGCAGTGCTGCCGACGAGTGGTGCCGGCGCGAGGCTGCAAAGCGTCAGCCGGCATCACCTGCAGCGACCGATGCGTGA
- the rimP gene encoding ribosome maturation factor RimP, translating into MSDLTHAEDPNEPRLIVETGLDQRVAAIIEPVIVDLGYRLVRVRLMNQNGATLQIMAERPDGTMTVQDCEAVSQAVSPALDVDDPIDKAYHLEVSSPGIDRPMVRKSDFSRWQGNLVKCETSILVDNRKRFRGKIIAVDADGFTIERDQPAYGEDPKVVIPFTTLAEAKLILTDDLIRDALKADKLAKAANHNEQEEDEDTSPID; encoded by the coding sequence TTGTCGGACCTGACACACGCCGAAGACCCCAACGAACCCCGCCTGATCGTCGAAACCGGTCTGGACCAGCGCGTCGCCGCCATCATCGAACCGGTGATTGTTGACCTCGGCTACCGCCTCGTGCGCGTCCGGCTGATGAACCAGAACGGCGCGACGCTGCAGATCATGGCCGAGCGTCCTGACGGCACCATGACCGTCCAGGATTGCGAGGCGGTATCGCAAGCCGTTTCACCGGCTTTGGATGTGGATGATCCGATCGATAAGGCGTATCATCTCGAAGTGTCGTCGCCGGGCATCGATCGCCCGATGGTGCGCAAGTCGGATTTCAGTCGCTGGCAGGGCAACCTCGTCAAGTGCGAGACCTCGATCCTGGTCGATAACCGCAAGCGTTTCCGCGGCAAGATCATCGCCGTGGATGCCGATGGATTTACCATCGAACGTGACCAGCCGGCCTACGGCGAAGATCCGAAGGTCGTTATTCCGTTCACGACGCTAGCCGAAGCGAAGCTTATTCTGACTGACGATCTCATTCGTGACGCGCTGAAGGCCGACAAGCTGGCCAAGGCAGCGAACCATAACGAACAAGAAGAAGACGAAGATACTTCACCGATAGACTAA
- a CDS encoding HIT family protein, translating to MSPFVLDDRLAKDTVSIAITGLCDLRLMKDRRWPWLVLVPRRQAISEIFELTPLDQALLTFETNMVSSALKSVTGAVKINVGALGNIVRQLHVHVIARSEGDANWPGPVWGHGHQEPYEDDEMRAFMTRMQKALSP from the coding sequence ATGAGCCCATTCGTGCTCGATGATCGCCTGGCGAAGGACACAGTGTCTATTGCGATCACAGGTCTTTGCGACCTGCGCCTGATGAAGGATCGCCGCTGGCCATGGCTTGTGCTGGTGCCGCGCCGGCAGGCAATCTCTGAAATTTTCGAGCTCACGCCTCTCGACCAAGCCTTGCTCACCTTCGAGACGAATATGGTGTCGAGCGCGTTGAAGAGCGTCACTGGGGCTGTGAAAATCAATGTCGGCGCCCTTGGAAATATTGTCCGACAGCTGCATGTTCATGTCATTGCGCGGTCCGAAGGGGATGCGAACTGGCCGGGCCCCGTCTGGGGTCATGGCCATCAGGAGCCCTATGAGGACGACGAGATGCGCGCCTTCATGACCCGAATGCAGAAAGCCCTGTCCCCATGA
- a CDS encoding GNAT family N-acetyltransferase, with the protein MITFQPMLPAEFPAYLDYFIADYADEIAENYAMSSAAARILAEREVAAELPAGPQTAGQELLCIFSEQNPAQPIGYLWYRSDKDHHSAFVCDFCILPEYRGQGRGHSALAALEAMMRQQGYTEIKLRVAADNARAQHLYAVGGFRVTGLNMSKRIGAEAVPEKALANEPII; encoded by the coding sequence ATGATCACCTTCCAGCCTATGCTTCCCGCAGAGTTCCCCGCATACCTGGATTACTTCATCGCTGACTACGCAGATGAAATTGCTGAGAACTATGCCATGTCTTCGGCCGCTGCGCGGATACTGGCTGAGCGCGAGGTCGCGGCGGAGCTTCCGGCCGGCCCGCAAACCGCAGGCCAGGAATTGCTCTGCATATTCAGCGAGCAGAACCCAGCGCAACCCATTGGCTATCTCTGGTATCGCTCCGACAAAGACCACCATTCGGCTTTTGTCTGCGACTTCTGCATACTCCCGGAGTACCGGGGACAAGGTCGCGGTCACTCTGCTCTGGCTGCCCTGGAAGCGATGATGCGGCAACAGGGATACACGGAGATCAAGCTGCGTGTGGCTGCCGATAACGCTCGCGCTCAACACCTATACGCCGTCGGCGGCTTTCGCGTCACTGGGCTCAATATGTCCAAACGCATCGGCGCTGAAGCGGTGCCGGAAAAAGCCCTCGCCAACGAGCCCATCATCTGA
- the recR gene encoding recombination mediator RecR, with translation MAKRVTGPEIEKLIQLLAKVPGLGPRSARRAALHLIKKKDQLLGPLSVAMGEAHDKVKICSHCGNVDTVDPCTVCTDDRRDQAVIIVVEDVADLWALERAAAMNTAYHVLGGTLSPLDGVGPDDLNIRGLVARVAEGGIREIIIAVNATVEGQTTAHYITDQLAGLDVRITRLAHGVPVGGELDYLDEGTLTAALRARTLI, from the coding sequence ATGGCAAAACGAGTCACCGGTCCCGAAATTGAAAAACTGATCCAGTTGCTGGCCAAGGTGCCCGGCCTCGGGCCGCGTTCAGCGCGCCGCGCGGCGCTGCATCTGATCAAGAAAAAAGACCAGTTGCTCGGCCCCCTCTCGGTGGCCATGGGCGAGGCCCACGACAAGGTCAAGATCTGCTCGCACTGCGGCAACGTCGACACCGTCGACCCCTGCACGGTGTGCACAGACGACCGCCGGGACCAGGCCGTCATCATCGTCGTCGAGGATGTCGCCGACCTCTGGGCGCTGGAGCGGGCAGCAGCGATGAACACCGCATACCACGTACTCGGCGGCACGCTGTCGCCGCTCGACGGCGTCGGACCGGACGACCTCAACATCCGTGGCCTTGTCGCACGCGTCGCCGAAGGCGGCATCCGCGAGATCATCATTGCGGTCAACGCCACCGTCGAGGGCCAGACGACGGCACACTACATTACCGACCAACTCGCCGGCCTCGACGTCAGGATCACCCGTTTGGCCCACGGCGTCCCCGTTGGCGGCGAACTGGATTATCTCGACGAAGGCACCCTGACGGCGGCATTGAGGGCGAGGACGCTGATATGA
- a CDS encoding LysR family transcriptional regulator, with product MDRLVSMNAYVTSVEMGSFASAATVLGISQQMVAKHVNYLEARLGARLLYRTTRRQSVTEIGRTYYDRCKLVLADADWADAVAEQAKGTPQGRLRINAPVSFGSQSLIGLVTRYLRRYPDVEIDLVLDDKYVDPVKESFEAVFRIGHVGDTTLTKYRLAPFRVVLCASPDYLRERGTPTHPADLEYHECLGQALWSQPENYHWRFEMGDSVYEPKVQGRLRVNDAKGLLSAAVGGFGIALIAYDHARDMLADGRLVRVLTDYRTETRPMHLLFHPDRRQTPKLKSFIEAVMEEFGEAKAGGAT from the coding sequence ATGGATCGTCTCGTCAGCATGAATGCCTATGTCACCTCGGTAGAGATGGGCTCCTTTGCGTCTGCTGCCACTGTGCTTGGCATCTCGCAGCAGATGGTGGCCAAGCATGTCAATTATCTCGAGGCGCGCCTCGGCGCACGCTTGCTCTATCGCACCACCCGGCGGCAAAGCGTCACCGAGATCGGCCGGACCTACTATGACCGGTGCAAGCTGGTGCTGGCCGATGCCGACTGGGCCGATGCGGTTGCGGAGCAGGCCAAGGGCACACCGCAGGGGCGCCTGCGCATAAACGCTCCTGTTTCGTTCGGCTCACAGAGCCTGATCGGTCTCGTGACTCGCTATCTGCGTCGATATCCCGACGTGGAAATCGATCTGGTTCTCGACGACAAGTATGTCGATCCGGTCAAGGAGTCCTTCGAGGCAGTGTTCCGCATCGGGCATGTCGGGGACACGACCCTCACCAAGTATAGGCTTGCGCCGTTTCGCGTCGTGCTCTGTGCCTCGCCGGACTACCTGCGGGAACGCGGAACTCCGACCCATCCTGCCGATCTCGAATACCACGAATGCCTGGGGCAGGCTCTGTGGTCGCAGCCGGAGAACTATCACTGGCGTTTCGAGATGGGCGACAGCGTTTATGAACCGAAGGTGCAGGGGCGCTTGCGGGTGAACGATGCAAAGGGGTTGCTCTCGGCTGCGGTGGGCGGTTTCGGCATCGCGCTGATTGCCTACGACCACGCGCGGGACATGCTGGCCGATGGTCGTCTCGTCAGGGTGCTGACGGACTACCGGACGGAGACGCGACCGATGCATCTTCTCTTCCACCCCGACCGCCGCCAGACCCCGAAACTCAAAAGCTTCATCGAGGCCGTCATGGAGGAGTTCGGCGAGGCGAAAGCCGGTGGCGCAACATAG
- a CDS encoding lytic murein transglycosylase: protein MREIGSLIILVLLTLLPLPALAAPSKADVEAQFQAWVKTEIYPEARKAGVSEKTLNAAFAGVQLNWNLPDLAPPGFPPVKQRPQSQAEFSSPAPYFNNDRLQRLAVTGRGFASQYSSTLKRIEKTYGVPGSIVLAIWGRETGFGAATMKNSAIAILATDAFMSTRKEMFRTELITALGILEHGDIGPDQFKGSYAGALGQPQFMPSSYLKYAVDFDGDGHRNIWTSVPDTLASIANYLVQKGWQRGRGWGYEATIPAAVSCAQEGPDLAKPIGKWAADGITRVNGSGFPASELKASGMMLVPAGRDGPAFIVTPNFYVIKEYNNSDLYALYIGNLADRIADNTGAFKGPWGDVGKMLRSDVAAMQKALQHKGYDVGGTDGLPGYKTRRSIGQWQAKNGERPTCYPEARMMGVLK from the coding sequence ATGAGGGAAATCGGGTCCCTCATCATTCTCGTCCTCCTCACACTCCTCCCGCTACCCGCCTTGGCAGCGCCCTCGAAGGCCGATGTCGAAGCGCAGTTCCAGGCCTGGGTCAAAACCGAGATCTATCCGGAAGCGCGCAAGGCCGGCGTCTCGGAAAAGACGCTGAACGCCGCCTTTGCCGGTGTCCAGTTGAACTGGAACCTGCCCGATCTTGCGCCGCCCGGCTTCCCGCCGGTGAAGCAGCGGCCGCAGAGCCAGGCAGAATTCTCGTCACCGGCACCCTATTTCAATAATGACCGGCTGCAACGATTGGCCGTCACCGGTCGCGGCTTCGCCTCGCAGTATTCTTCGACGCTGAAGCGGATCGAGAAAACCTATGGCGTGCCCGGCTCGATCGTGCTTGCCATCTGGGGCCGCGAGACCGGCTTCGGCGCCGCTACCATGAAGAACTCGGCGATTGCCATCCTTGCGACCGACGCCTTCATGTCGACCCGCAAGGAGATGTTCCGCACCGAGCTGATCACTGCCCTCGGCATTCTCGAGCATGGCGACATCGGCCCAGACCAGTTCAAGGGCTCCTATGCCGGTGCGCTCGGACAGCCGCAGTTCATGCCGTCGAGCTATCTGAAATATGCAGTCGATTTCGACGGCGACGGTCATCGCAACATCTGGACGTCAGTGCCGGACACTCTGGCATCGATTGCCAACTACCTGGTCCAGAAGGGCTGGCAGCGCGGCCGTGGCTGGGGTTACGAGGCGACGATACCGGCCGCTGTTTCCTGCGCCCAGGAAGGCCCGGATCTCGCCAAGCCGATTGGAAAATGGGCGGCGGACGGCATCACGCGCGTCAATGGCAGCGGCTTTCCGGCCAGTGAATTGAAAGCATCCGGCATGATGCTGGTGCCGGCCGGCCGCGACGGCCCGGCCTTTATCGTCACGCCCAATTTCTATGTCATAAAAGAGTATAACAACTCTGATCTCTATGCGCTCTATATCGGCAATCTCGCCGACCGCATCGCCGACAATACCGGCGCCTTCAAGGGACCATGGGGCGATGTCGGCAAGATGTTGCGCTCGGATGTCGCCGCAATGCAGAAGGCGCTGCAGCACAAGGGCTACGATGTCGGCGGTACGGACGGCTTGCCGGGCTATAAGACACGGCGCTCGATCGGCCAGTGGCAGGCAAAGAACGGCGAGCGGCCCACCTGCTACCCGGAGGCAAGAATGATGGGTGTGCTTAAATAG
- a CDS encoding DNA polymerase III subunit gamma/tau: MSEIERPANSAASTGTGYRVLARKYRPKDFSDLMVGQEPMVRTLTNAFETGRIAQAYMLTGVRGVGKTTTARILARALNYKTAEIDTPTIDLRMLGENCQAIMDGRHVDVIEMDAASHTGIDDIREIIEQVRYRPVSARYKVYIIDEVHMLSTAAFNGLLKTLEEPPEHVKFIFATTEIRKVPITVLSRCQRFDLRRISASDLVGLFSTIAAKEGIEAEAEALAMIARAAEGSARDGLSLLDQAIAHGGGSVQADTVRSMLGLADRARIVDLFQHIVKGDVAAALAEFNGQYEAGANPVVVLTDLADFTHLVTRLKYVPDSANDPSLSEIERVSGLEFSRTLAVTTLSRIWQMLLKGIPETENSSRTAGAAEMVLIRLAHAAHLPSPEDAARRLAEIGSDSSGSPRPTPSGNGNGNGAGASVAYQPATSRNAPEAAPRANSGAATMLRAVPDAAPQPVATGRTEAKPVEAPKPSVAIRSIGDIADLCGVKRDPRLKAMVRTFLRPVKLEPGHLDVSLAPGAPGTLLNELALKLKEWTGIHWIVSLSRDGGAPSETEAETKAQAQRMVDASQDPDVAAILLQFPGAKIIDVRVRADPDDDAGDEPLAAPAVAESDEGDILPGDDIEF; this comes from the coding sequence ATGAGCGAAATCGAGCGACCAGCAAATTCAGCCGCGTCGACCGGCACCGGCTACAGGGTGCTGGCCCGCAAATATCGCCCCAAGGATTTTTCGGACCTGATGGTCGGCCAGGAGCCGATGGTCCGCACCCTGACCAATGCTTTCGAGACCGGCCGTATCGCCCAGGCCTACATGCTGACCGGCGTGCGCGGCGTCGGAAAGACCACGACCGCCCGCATCCTGGCCCGTGCCTTGAACTACAAGACCGCCGAAATCGACACGCCCACCATCGACCTGCGCATGCTCGGCGAGAACTGCCAGGCAATCATGGACGGCCGCCACGTCGATGTCATCGAGATGGACGCCGCCTCGCACACCGGCATCGACGACATCCGGGAAATCATCGAGCAAGTTCGCTATCGCCCGGTGTCGGCACGCTATAAAGTCTACATCATCGACGAAGTGCACATGCTGTCGACTGCCGCCTTCAACGGCCTGTTGAAGACGCTGGAAGAGCCGCCCGAGCATGTCAAATTCATCTTCGCGACGACGGAAATCCGCAAGGTGCCGATCACGGTGCTGTCGCGCTGCCAGCGCTTCGACCTGCGCCGCATCAGCGCCTCCGATCTCGTTGGCCTGTTCTCCACCATAGCTGCCAAGGAAGGCATCGAAGCCGAGGCTGAGGCCCTGGCGATGATCGCCCGCGCCGCCGAAGGCTCCGCCCGCGACGGCCTGTCGCTGCTCGACCAGGCAATCGCCCATGGCGGTGGCTCGGTGCAGGCCGATACCGTGCGCTCGATGCTCGGCCTTGCCGACCGCGCCCGTATCGTCGACCTGTTCCAGCATATCGTCAAAGGCGACGTTGCCGCTGCCCTTGCCGAATTCAACGGCCAGTACGAGGCCGGCGCCAACCCCGTGGTCGTGCTCACCGATCTTGCCGATTTCACGCATCTGGTGACACGCCTGAAATATGTGCCCGACTCGGCCAACGACCCCTCGCTGAGCGAGATCGAACGGGTCAGCGGCCTCGAATTTTCCCGGACGCTCGCAGTCACCACACTGTCGCGCATCTGGCAAATGTTGCTGAAGGGCATTCCGGAGACAGAAAACTCCTCGCGCACGGCGGGTGCCGCCGAAATGGTGCTGATCCGCCTCGCCCACGCCGCCCACCTGCCCTCGCCGGAGGATGCCGCAAGGCGCCTGGCCGAGATCGGCAGCGACAGCAGCGGCAGTCCGCGTCCCACCCCATCGGGAAACGGTAACGGCAACGGCGCTGGCGCTTCCGTTGCCTACCAGCCAGCCACATCCAGAAACGCCCCCGAGGCGGCCCCGCGCGCAAACAGCGGAGCAGCCACGATGCTGCGCGCCGTCCCAGATGCGGCACCGCAGCCTGTTGCCACCGGCCGCACCGAGGCAAAGCCCGTCGAGGCTCCGAAGCCCAGCGTCGCCATCCGGTCGATCGGCGATATTGCCGACCTCTGCGGCGTCAAGCGCGATCCACGGCTGAAGGCCATGGTGCGCACGTTCCTGCGGCCGGTGAAGCTCGAGCCCGGCCATCTCGATGTCAGCCTCGCGCCCGGCGCTCCCGGCACGTTGCTCAATGAGCTGGCCCTGAAGCTCAAGGAATGGACCGGCATCCACTGGATCGTCAGCCTCAGCCGCGATGGCGGAGCGCCGAGCGAGACAGAGGCGGAGACCAAGGCGCAAGCACAGCGCATGGTCGATGCCAGCCAGGACCCGGACGTTGCCGCGATCCTCTTGCAGTTTCCTGGCGCCAAGATCATCGACGTGCGCGTCCGCGCCGATCCGGATGACGATGCAGGCGATGAACCGCTCGCCGCGCCAGCCGTTGCCGAATCCGACGAAGGCGATATCCTGCCGGGCGATGACATAGAATTCTGA
- a CDS encoding helix-turn-helix transcriptional regulator, translated as MAMARSERLLTLLQALRRHRRPVTGAALAEETGVSLRTLYRDIASLQAQGAHIEGEAGVGYVLKPGFMLPPMMFSQDEIEALVLGSRWVARAAEPRLAAAGADAMAKIAAVLPEEMRDEIDSATLLVGPRRISEDKADLSVIRRAIRMERILELNYTDESGAVSVRKVWPFALGYLEHIRIMAAWCELRRDYRHFRTDRIGDMTVQDGRYPRRRAVLMKEWREIDDYARNA; from the coding sequence ATTGCCATGGCCCGTTCCGAGCGGCTGCTGACTCTCCTGCAGGCCCTGCGTCGCCATCGCCGTCCAGTGACCGGGGCGGCGCTGGCGGAGGAGACGGGCGTGAGCCTGCGGACGCTCTACCGTGATATTGCCAGCCTGCAAGCGCAAGGGGCGCATATCGAAGGCGAGGCCGGCGTCGGCTATGTGCTGAAGCCGGGCTTCATGTTGCCGCCGATGATGTTTTCGCAAGACGAGATCGAGGCTCTGGTGCTCGGTTCGCGGTGGGTGGCGCGGGCTGCCGAGCCGCGACTGGCCGCGGCCGGCGCCGATGCGATGGCCAAGATCGCTGCCGTCCTGCCTGAAGAAATGCGCGACGAGATCGATTCGGCGACGTTGCTGGTCGGTCCGCGCCGCATAAGCGAAGACAAGGCGGATCTTTCGGTCATCCGCCGGGCGATCCGAATGGAGCGCATTCTCGAGCTCAACTATACCGACGAGAGCGGTGCCGTTTCCGTCCGGAAGGTCTGGCCCTTCGCGCTCGGCTATCTCGAACATATCCGCATCATGGCCGCGTGGTGCGAGCTTCGCCGCGACTACCGACATTTCCGCACAGACCGGATCGGCGACATGACCGTTCAGGACGGTCGTTATCCCCGCCGTCGGGCGGTGCTGATGAAAGAGTGGCGCGAGATCGACGACTATGCCCGGAATGCCTGA
- a CDS encoding NADPH-dependent F420 reductase, whose amino-acid sequence MKIGIIGAGNIGGALATLLAKAGHQIDIANSRGPATLSELATKTGARAATVEAAVLDKDVVVVTIPLNAIPSLPRDLFAKVPAKTIVIDTNNYYPRERDGAVADIENGMTESAWVAKQLGRDVVKAFNMIYATSLAELGKPAGQPGRIAIAVAGNDQASKAVVIGLIDEIGFDAVDAGSLDDSWRQQPGSPVYVKDHDAAGVRQALTEASPQRTDQWKATPRSPGTFDAPA is encoded by the coding sequence ATGAAAATCGGAATTATCGGTGCCGGCAATATTGGCGGCGCGCTCGCAACCCTGCTTGCCAAGGCGGGACACCAGATCGATATCGCCAACTCGCGCGGTCCGGCCACGCTTTCGGAGTTGGCCACGAAAACAGGCGCACGCGCCGCGACCGTCGAAGCAGCTGTGCTCGACAAGGACGTTGTCGTCGTGACTATCCCCCTCAACGCCATCCCGTCGCTGCCTCGCGACCTCTTCGCCAAAGTGCCCGCGAAGACCATCGTCATCGACACCAACAACTATTATCCCCGCGAACGCGACGGCGCGGTGGCCGACATCGAAAACGGCATGACGGAAAGCGCCTGGGTGGCAAAGCAACTCGGCCGCGACGTGGTGAAGGCATTCAACATGATCTACGCCACGAGCCTCGCCGAGCTTGGCAAGCCGGCAGGCCAGCCGGGTCGCATAGCAATTGCAGTGGCCGGCAACGATCAGGCCTCTAAAGCCGTCGTCATCGGCCTGATCGATGAGATCGGTTTCGACGCCGTGGATGCCGGAAGCCTGGACGACTCCTGGCGCCAGCAACCGGGCTCGCCTGTCTATGTGAAGGATCATGACGCAGCCGGCGTACGCCAGGCGCTGACGGAGGCCAGCCCCCAGCGGACGGACCAGTGGAAGGCAACCCCACGCAGCCCCGGCACCTTCGACGCGCCTGCGTAA
- a CDS encoding (R)-mandelonitrile lyase: protein MKITRSGSLPSAKGPSDYFTGTVRIDAPFKGEDPARIGGATVTFEPGARTAWHTHPLGQTLLVLSGLGRAQREGGPIEEIRPGDIVWFAPGEKHWHGAAPSTAMSHVAIAEALDGKVVDWLEHVTDEQYEG, encoded by the coding sequence ATGAAGATCACCCGCAGCGGTTCGCTTCCCTCGGCCAAGGGCCCATCCGACTACTTCACCGGCACGGTGCGCATCGATGCGCCGTTCAAGGGCGAGGATCCGGCCCGGATCGGCGGCGCCACCGTCACATTCGAACCCGGCGCACGCACCGCCTGGCACACGCACCCGCTCGGCCAGACCCTGCTCGTGCTGTCCGGCCTCGGCCGTGCGCAGCGAGAGGGTGGCCCGATCGAAGAGATCCGCCCCGGCGACATCGTCTGGTTCGCACCGGGTGAGAAACACTGGCACGGCGCTGCACCTTCAACAGCCATGAGCCATGTCGCCATCGCCGAAGCGCTTGACGGCAAGGTCGTCGATTGGCTCGAGCACGTCACCGATGAGCAGTACGAGGGCTGA
- the nudC gene encoding NAD(+) diphosphatase yields MSHSLFTSDAPHPEPSSLTAFAENALNRDSEHRDESSVEKALSIDGTHILAFAGEKLVLKHDGQILDPLFAKYELAELDPDWDNAVLLGYKKSGEPRLAVPVGVGADDLASQYKATDMRALWREHLFEGEILGEAAQAASLLRWNSDNRFCGRCGSASEGHIGGYKRICTACQHTIFPRTDPVVIMLVVDEARGLCLLGRSHHFPPGMYSCLAGFVEPGETIESAVRRETHEESGIATGRIRYHASQPWPMPHSLMIGCYAEAKSTEIHIDSTELDDCRWFTPEETLAMLERVDASGHTSPPKGAIAHRLMRDWIEWKR; encoded by the coding sequence ATGAGCCATTCCCTCTTCACCTCCGACGCGCCACACCCCGAGCCCAGCAGCCTTACCGCCTTTGCCGAGAACGCACTGAACCGCGACTCTGAGCATCGCGATGAAAGCTCGGTGGAAAAAGCGCTGTCCATCGATGGGACCCATATCCTGGCCTTTGCCGGCGAAAAGCTGGTGCTGAAGCATGACGGCCAGATCCTCGATCCGCTGTTTGCCAAATACGAACTGGCCGAGCTCGATCCGGATTGGGATAATGCGGTGCTGCTTGGCTACAAGAAAAGCGGCGAGCCGCGGCTCGCGGTGCCGGTGGGTGTCGGTGCCGACGATCTTGCCAGCCAGTACAAGGCGACAGACATGCGGGCGCTGTGGCGCGAGCATCTGTTCGAAGGCGAAATTCTGGGCGAGGCGGCACAGGCTGCCAGCCTCCTCCGCTGGAATAGCGACAACCGTTTTTGCGGCCGTTGCGGATCTGCAAGCGAAGGCCATATTGGCGGCTACAAGCGCATCTGCACGGCCTGCCAGCATACGATTTTTCCGCGCACCGACCCCGTTGTCATCATGCTCGTCGTCGATGAGGCCCGAGGGCTCTGTCTGCTCGGTCGAAGCCACCACTTCCCGCCGGGAATGTATTCGTGCCTTGCCGGTTTCGTCGAGCCGGGCGAGACGATCGAAAGCGCGGTGCGCCGCGAGACGCACGAGGAATCCGGCATCGCCACCGGCCGCATCCGCTATCACGCCTCGCAGCCGTGGCCGATGCCGCATTCGCTGATGATCGGCTGCTATGCCGAAGCGAAATCCACCGAAATCCACATCGACTCCACCGAGCTCGACGATTGTCGCTGGTTTACGCCGGAGGAGACGCTGGCAATGCTGGAGCGGGTGGATGCATCCGGCCATACCTCGCCACCGAAGGGTGCCATAGCCCACCGGCTGATGCGCGACTGGATCGAGTGGAAGCGCTAG
- a CDS encoding YbaB/EbfC family nucleoid-associated protein, with translation MRDIMGMMGKVKEMQSKMEKMQAEMSDIHAEGKSGGGLVTVTLNGKGEMISLKIDPSLFKEDDVEILEDLVVAAHTDAKGKAEAIVAEKTRELTAGLPIPPGFKMPL, from the coding sequence ATGCGCGACATCATGGGAATGATGGGCAAGGTCAAGGAAATGCAGTCCAAGATGGAAAAGATGCAGGCAGAAATGTCTGACATCCATGCAGAAGGCAAGTCGGGCGGCGGTCTCGTCACCGTCACCCTGAACGGCAAGGGCGAGATGATCTCGCTGAAGATCGACCCGTCTCTGTTCAAGGAAGACGATGTCGAAATCCTCGAAGACCTCGTCGTCGCAGCCCACACCGATGCCAAGGGCAAGGCCGAAGCCATCGTCGCCGAAAAGACCAGGGAACTGACCGCCGGCCTGCCGATCCCTCCCGGCTTCAAGATGCCTCTCTGA